The proteins below are encoded in one region of Vicinamibacterales bacterium:
- a CDS encoding phosphoribosyltransferase family protein, protein MAIVEVHPVPIDGPWIEGFALDRHVISSVPIGYLGEHMQFDTTRSALGELVYQLKYRNGPLNDIVDTTVAFVNERWNGVIDCVVSPPPSLHRTKQPAVLIAAGIAAALGVPAAPAAAVKATATPQMKNVALHERGPLLSAAIQAGTDAVQGQRILLIDDLWETGSTLRRVTEVLGQMGATEVRALAMTRTK, encoded by the coding sequence ATGGCAATTGTGGAGGTCCATCCGGTGCCGATCGACGGGCCGTGGATCGAGGGGTTCGCCCTGGATCGCCACGTGATCTCCAGCGTGCCAATTGGCTATCTCGGCGAGCACATGCAGTTCGACACAACCCGCTCCGCCCTGGGCGAACTAGTGTATCAGCTGAAGTACCGAAACGGACCGCTGAATGACATCGTAGACACCACCGTTGCCTTCGTAAACGAACGGTGGAATGGCGTCATCGACTGCGTCGTGTCACCGCCGCCATCGTTGCACCGGACGAAGCAGCCCGCAGTGCTGATCGCTGCAGGAATAGCGGCGGCGCTCGGGGTCCCGGCGGCTCCCGCCGCAGCAGTCAAGGCCACCGCGACACCGCAGATGAAGAACGTCGCGTTGCACGAGCGCGGCCCGCTGCTCTCTGCGGCCATCCAGGCGGGCACGGATGCGGTCCAAGGGCAGCGGATTCTACTAATCGACGACCTGTGGGAGACTGGTAGTACGCTGAGGCGCGTCACCGAAGTGCTCGGGCAAATGGGCGCCACCGAGGTCAGAGCCCTCGCGATGACACGAACGAAATGA
- a CDS encoding GNAT family N-acetyltransferase gives MAMTVAWILRQASESDREFLYELHCRTMREVIEKTWGWDEEWQRIDFERRFRQYLASVIEYERRPIGGLLLEPLADSIYVHEIQVLPEWQGQGIGTAVVRQIITQAASRGATVTLSVVPANPRAKQLYERLGFEVTGFEAPFLRMRFGPPLGTHVASRLRANGAHFNNRMDESSPMAIGAIETREAHPDDADAILAAHLDSIRSIGPSFYPPEIVEAWSAGLTPNVYVSAMEGGEVFFIAIGAVNGELAVLGFASHRVDDDQDGASVYVRGMASRRGIGTTLLGLAEEHARAHGAKSIKIQASLAGVAFYRANGFEELGRGDALLMTGRSMPCVFMRKLL, from the coding sequence ATGGCGATGACGGTTGCGTGGATTCTCCGACAGGCATCGGAAAGCGACCGAGAGTTTCTGTACGAGCTCCATTGCCGTACGATGCGTGAGGTCATCGAAAAGACGTGGGGCTGGGACGAGGAATGGCAACGAATAGACTTCGAGCGGCGTTTTCGTCAGTACCTCGCGTCAGTCATCGAATATGAGCGCCGCCCGATCGGCGGGTTGTTGCTAGAACCGCTGGCGGATTCGATCTACGTCCACGAGATCCAAGTTCTACCCGAATGGCAAGGACAAGGGATTGGTACCGCCGTAGTCCGGCAGATCATCACGCAGGCTGCCAGTCGTGGAGCAACGGTCACGCTCTCTGTGGTTCCTGCTAATCCTCGGGCCAAACAGTTGTATGAGCGGCTCGGGTTTGAAGTTACCGGCTTCGAGGCGCCGTTCTTACGAATGAGGTTCGGTCCGCCACTGGGAACGCATGTAGCCAGTCGTCTTCGCGCGAATGGCGCGCATTTCAACAACCGCATGGACGAATCGTCTCCAATGGCCATCGGCGCAATCGAAACGCGCGAGGCTCATCCGGATGACGCCGACGCGATCCTGGCGGCCCATCTGGATTCCATCCGATCGATCGGTCCGAGCTTCTATCCACCGGAGATTGTTGAGGCGTGGAGTGCGGGCCTGACACCGAACGTGTATGTGAGCGCAATGGAAGGCGGTGAGGTCTTCTTCATCGCCATCGGCGCAGTCAACGGGGAATTGGCCGTGCTGGGTTTTGCCAGTCATCGCGTTGACGATGATCAAGATGGCGCCTCTGTATACGTTCGAGGCATGGCTTCGCGTCGTGGTATCGGAACGACGCTGTTAGGGCTGGCCGAAGAACACGCGCGGGCACATGGTGCCAAGAGCATCAAGATTCAAGCATCCCTAGCGGGCGTGGCTTTCTATCGGGCGAATGGGTTTGAAGAGCTCGGACGCGGAGATGCGTTGCTCATGACCGGCCGGTCCATGCCCTGCGTCTTCATGCGTAAACTGCTCTGA